The following DNA comes from Candidatus Nitrosotalea okcheonensis.
GTTGATGTGAGATTCTACCTCATTTTCATTTATCTCCATGACACATATGTTGCAAAGAAGACTCATTAGATTATTTTGTTGTATTTGTATATAATAATTTTTTAGGATTTGGCCCTTATTTTTCTACAATGTACTCATCATCTACTTCCATACCGAAATGTCTACCAGTTGCTGGCTTGGAATATGCTAGCACAATATCTCCTTTCTTTAGGTGTGTGACTGAGACAAGATGACCATTTGGACGCACAAACCTGATGGTCTCTGCATTTTGTGCAATGATGCCGCCTACCTCATCTCCAATCTGTGCCTTTATCATCAACATTGGTCTGCTTTCTATTTTGGAACGACCAACAGTAGCTCTTCTTGCCTTACCGTGTGAATTAATCACAAGAACTTCTGAACCTGTCTCTAGCTCAGACAAATAGTTTGTTGTTCCATCTGGTGACAAAGTATAGCAATGCACTGCACCAGCATTTACTCTAAAAGGTCTTGGGGAAGTAAATGACGAGCCAACTGATTCATTGTGCACAAGGAAAAGAAAATTGGATCTGCTTCCAATTAGCATTCCCTCACCCCGTCCTAGGATTGATGCAGTATCTACACAAACACGCTCTCCGTTTCCTACTTCTTTAATTTCCAAAATCTTGGCAGGTCTTAGCTCAAAATTCTTTGTTCCAAGATGCACCAATGTTTCTTTTACTTCATTTATGGAATCCGTTGAAAATATCACGCCGTCGACACCTATCTCCAATATTGAAAACATCTTGCGGGCCTCGTCAGGGGTGTTTGCTACTGCATATACAACTGTGTGAATCTTGTGCAACTTTGCTATTATGTTCTCAAGTGGAATTATCTTCCAATCGTTTACCTCTATTATGACAAAATCTAATCCTGTCTTTGCAAGATAGAGTATTTTTTCAATGTCTGCGTTTGAAAGAACCTTGAATCTCATTCCTATTTTTTTACCCTTGATTTTTGTGATCTTGTCAACTATGACATAGTCTGAATTTGTTGATGTGTGTACAGTAGACACTTTTGATTTGATTCCTTTGAGATAAGAAGGGTCTAGGCTTACCATCTTGATCCCTTCTTTTTCTATCTCGGACAAGAATTTGCCAAGCTGGCCCCTTGAAACTTTTGGGGCTATGATTAATTCTCTATTTTTGCTCAATATACTTCGCTGCTTCCTTTGCTGTTTCTTTTCTAAATATTATTGCAGAAAGAGCATGAGTCATCTTGCCTGGATCCTTGTGCTCAAAGATGTTTCGTCCATATGTCACTCCCTTTGCTCCTGCTTCCATTGCCTCTTCTGTCATCTGCAATATGTCATTGTCAGTCTTTGCCTTTGGACCTCCAGCTATGACTACTGGTACTGGTGTACTCTTGACTATTTTCTTGAATGAATCGACATCTCCAGTGTAAAGTGTTTTTACAATATCTGCACCACATTCTGCTCCAATTCTTGCAACATGGCCTACTATCTCTGGGTCGTGTGGATTTTTAACATTCTCACCTCTTGGATACATCATTGCCAAAAGCGGCATGCTCCATTTGTGACAGTCATCGGCAATTCTGCCAAGCTGTTCTATCATTTCCGGTTCTTCTTTTCCCCCAATGTTGATGTGAAGAGAAACTCCGTCTGCACCAAGTCGTAACGCTTCTTCAACTGAGCCTGTCAACATCTTTCTATTTGGAGATACAGATAGGGAAGTGCTGCCTGAAAAGTGTACAATTAATCCAATTTTGGTTGGTCTTGGTAGATTTTTGAGAATTCCTTTGTTGATTATGACTGATGTAAGGCCGAAATGTTGACAATTGTAAATCAAGGCATAAGGATCCTCGATTCCTTTGAGTGGACCGCTTGATATTCCATGGTCCATGGGAATGCAGAGCATCTTACCGTTTCGCAAAATACGATTCATTCGAATCTGGTGGCCTGTTACCATTGGTGTTAATCGCTGGTGTGCCCTACTTAAAAATAGCGGGGGTATGGACAAGAATTTACAAATTAGGCAATTAGGAAAAATTATTAAAAATACAATCATGGTTTTTCAGAAATTAATTTTTAATACATTCAAAACTTTTTCTGACTTGAGATGAAAATGAGGCCTTTTATTCTCAAACGATTAAATACGCTAAAGAGAAAACACAGTCAATTGAGTCAACTGACAGAACAACTCCATCATTCTGAAATTGGTGACATTTTGGAAAATTCCCTTGTGGGTACAAGGCCTGGAATGGAAGAATGCAAGAGGCTGCTAGACTCTGATGATGTTCACCTGATGGGACTTGTTGCTGGACATCTGACAAGGAAAAAGTTTGGACGACGTTCTTCTTTTGTGAATAATATGATTCTAAATTATACGAATGTGTGTATCACCGATTGCAAGTTTTGCGCCTTTTACAGACCTCCTGGCCATGATGAATCTTACACTGTAACACTTGACAAGATAGAATCTAGAGTTAAAGCGGCTTGGGAGATGTTTGGAATAACACAAGTAATGTTCCAAGGAGGACACAATCCATCGCTTAAGATTGAATACTTTGAAGACGCCTTCAAATTGATAAGAAAAAAATTTCCAAAAATTGGAATCCATGGTCTGTCAGCTTCTGAAGTTGACATGATCTCA
Coding sequences within:
- a CDS encoding 3-dehydroquinate synthase II; the protein is MSKNRELIIAPKVSRGQLGKFLSEIEKEGIKMVSLDPSYLKGIKSKVSTVHTSTNSDYVIVDKITKIKGKKIGMRFKVLSNADIEKILYLAKTGLDFVIIEVNDWKIIPLENIIAKLHKIHTVVYAVANTPDEARKMFSILEIGVDGVIFSTDSINEVKETLVHLGTKNFELRPAKILEIKEVGNGERVCVDTASILGRGEGMLIGSRSNFLFLVHNESVGSSFTSPRPFRVNAGAVHCYTLSPDGTTNYLSELETGSEVLVINSHGKARRATVGRSKIESRPMLMIKAQIGDEVGGIIAQNAETIRFVRPNGHLVSVTHLKKGDIVLAYSKPATGRHFGMEVDDEYIVEK
- a CDS encoding 2-amino-3,7-dideoxy-D-threo-hept-6-ulosonate synthase; amino-acid sequence: MVTGHQIRMNRILRNGKMLCIPMDHGISSGPLKGIEDPYALIYNCQHFGLTSVIINKGILKNLPRPTKIGLIVHFSGSTSLSVSPNRKMLTGSVEEALRLGADGVSLHINIGGKEEPEMIEQLGRIADDCHKWSMPLLAMMYPRGENVKNPHDPEIVGHVARIGAECGADIVKTLYTGDVDSFKKIVKSTPVPVVIAGGPKAKTDNDILQMTEEAMEAGAKGVTYGRNIFEHKDPGKMTHALSAIIFRKETAKEAAKYIEQK